A single genomic interval of Orcinus orca chromosome 19, mOrcOrc1.1, whole genome shotgun sequence harbors:
- the CDC27 gene encoding cell division cycle protein 27 homolog isoform X12: MASTKPLCLQRCSFPRRATICRRLAEGEQILSGGVFNKQKSHDDIVTEFGDSACFTLSLLGHVYCKTDRLAKGSECYQKSLSLNPFLWSPFESLCEIGEKPDPDQTFKLTSLQNFSSCLPNSCTTLVSNHSLSHRQPETVLTETPQDTIELNRLNLESSNSKYSLNTDSSVSYIDSAVISPDTVPLGTGTSILSKQVQNKPKTGRSLLGGPAALSPLTPSFGILPLETPSPGDGSYLQNYTNTSSVIDVPSTGAPSKKSVARIGQTGTKSVFSQSGNSREVTPILVAQTQSSGPQTSTTPQVLSPTITSPPNALPRRSSRLFTSDSSTTKENSKKLKMKFPPKIPNRKTKSKTNKGGITQPNINDSLEITKLDSAIISEGKISTITPQIQAFNLQKAAAEGLMSLLREMGKGYLALCSYNCKEAINILSHLPSHHYNTGWVLCQIGRAYFELSEYMQAERIFSEVRRIENYRVEGMEIYSTTLWHLQKDVALSVLSKDLTDMDKNSPEAWCAAGNCFSLQREHDIAIKFFQRAIQVDPNYAYAYTLLGHEFVLTEELDKALACFRNAIRVNPRHYNAWYGLGMIYYKQEKFSLAEMHFQKALDINPQSSVLLCHIGVVQHALKKSEKALDTLNKAIVIDPKNPLCKFHRASVLFANEKYKSALQELEELKQIVPKESLVYFLIGKVYKKLGQTHLALMNFSWAMDLDPKGANNQIKEAIDKRYLPDDEEPITQEEQIMGTDESQESSMTDADDTQLHAAESDEF, encoded by the exons gcTTGCAGAAGGGGAACAGATCTTATCTGGTGGAGTGTTTAATAAGCAGAAAAGCCATGATGATATTGTTACTGAGTTTGGTGATTCAGCTTGCTTTACTCTTTCATTGTTGGGACATGTATATTG CAAGACAGATCGGCTTGCCAAAGGATCAGAATGTTACCAAAAGAGCCTTAGTTTAAATCCTTTCCTCTGGTCCCCCTTTGAATCATTATGTGAAATAG GTGAAAAGCCAGATCCTGACCAAACATTTAAATTAACATCTTTACAGAACTTTAGCAGCTGTCTGCCCAACTCTTGCACAACACTAGTATCTAATCATAGTTTATCTCACAGACAGCCTGAGACAGTTCTTACAGAAACACCCCAGGACACAATT GAATTAAACAGATTGAATTTAGAATCTTCCAATTCAAAGTACTCATTGAATACAgattcttcagtgtcttatattgATTCAGCTGTAATTTCACCAGATACTGTCCCTCTTGGAACAGGAACTTCCATATTATCTAAACAAgttcaaaataaaccaaaaactgGTCGAAGTTTATTAGGAGGACCAGCTGCTCTTAGCCCATTAACCCCAAG TTTTGGGATTTTGCCATTAGAAACCCCAAGTCCTGGAGATGGATCCTATTTACAAAACTACACTAATACATCTTCTGTAATTGACGTGCCATCAACCGGAGCCCCTTCAAAAAAG TCTGTTGCCAGAATCGGCCAAACTGGAACAAAGTCTGTCTTCTCACAGAGTGGAAACAGTCGAGAGGTAACTCCAATTCTTGTTGCACAAACACAAAGTTCTGGCCCACAAACAAG taCAACACCTCAGGTATTGAGCCCCACTATCACATCTCCCCCAAATGCACTGCCTCGAAGAAGTTCACGACTTTTTACTAGTGACAGCTCTACAACCAAG GAgaatagcaaaaaattaaaaatgaagtttcCACCTAAAAtcccaaacagaaaaacaaaaagtaaaactaataAAGGAGGAATAACTCAACCTAACATAAATGATAGCCTAGAAATAACTAAATTAGACTCTGCAATCATTTCAGAAGGGAAAATCTCCACAATCACACCTCAGATCCAGGCATTTAATCTACAGAAAGCAGCAGCAG AAGGTTTGATGAGCCTTCTTCGTGAAATGGGGAAAGGTTATTTAGCTTTGTGCTCATACAACTGCAAAGAAGCTATAAATATCTTGAGCCACCTACCTTCTCACCACTACAATACTGGTTGGGTCCTGTGCCAGATTGGAAGGGCCTATTTTGAACTTTCAGAGTACATGCAA GCTGAAAGAATATTCTCAGAGGTTAGAAGAATTGAGAATTACAGAGTCGAAGGCATGGAGATCTACTCTACAACACTTTGGCATCTTCAAAAGGATGTTGCTCTTTCAGTTCTTTCGAAAGACTTAACAGATATGGATAAAAATTCACCAGAG gCCTGGTGTGCTGCAGGGAACTGTTTCAGTTTGCAACGGGAACATGATATTGCGATTAAATTCTTCCAGAGAGCTATCCAGGTTGATCCAAATTATGCTTATGCCTATACTCTATTAGGGCATGAGTTTGTGTTAACTGAAGAATTAGACAAAGCATTAGCTTGTTTTCGAAATGCTATCAGAGTCAATCCTAGACATTATAATGCATG GTATGGTTTAGGAATGATTTATTACAAGCAAGAAAAATTCAGCCTTGCAGAAATGCATTTCCAGAAAGCACTTGACATCAACCCTCAAAGTTCAGTTTTGCTTTGCCACATTGGAGTA GTTCAGCACGCACTGAAAAAATCTGAGAAGGCTTTGGATACCCTAAACAAAGCCATTGTTATTGATCCTAAGAACCCTCTATGCAAATTTCACAGAGCCTCagttttatttgcaaatgaaaaatataag tCTGCTTTACAAGAACTTGAAGAATTGAAACAAATTGTTCCCAAAGAGTCCCTCGTTTACTTCTTAATAGGAAAG GTTTACAAGAAGTTAGGTCAAACGCACCTCGCCCTGATGAATTTCTCTTGGGCTATGGATTTAGATCCTAAAGGAGCCAATAACCAGATTAAAGAGGCAATTGATAAGCGCTACCTTCCAGATGATGAGGAGCCAATCACCCAagaggaacagatca tgggaacagaTGAATCCCAGGAGAGCAGCATGACAGATGCGGATGACACACAACTTCATGCAGCGGAAAGTGATGAATTTTAA
- the CDC27 gene encoding cell division cycle protein 27 homolog isoform X8, whose amino-acid sequence MNRRGCYMASTKPLCLQRCSFPRRATICRRLAEGEQILSGGVFNKQKSHDDIVTEFGDSACFTLSLLGHVYCKTDRLAKGSECYQKSLSLNPFLWSPFESLCEIGEKPDPDQTFKLTSLQNFSSCLPNSCTTLVSNHSLSHRQPETVLTETPQDTIELNRLNLESSNSKYSLNTDSSVSYIDSAVISPDTVPLGTGTSILSKQVQNKPKTGRSLLGGPAALSPLTPSFGILPLETPSPGDGSYLQNYTNTSSVIDVPSTGAPSKKTFCVLQSVARIGQTGTKSVFSQSGNSREVTPILVAQTQSSGPQTSTTPQVLSPTITSPPNALPRRSSRLFTSDSSTTKENSKKLKMKFPPKIPNRKTKSKTNKGGITQPNINDSLEITKLDSAIISEGKISTITPQIQAFNLQKAAAEGLMSLLREMGKGYLALCSYNCKEAINILSHLPSHHYNTGWVLCQIGRAYFELSEYMQAERIFSEVRRIENYRVEGMEIYSTTLWHLQKDVALSVLSKDLTDMDKNSPEAWCAAGNCFSLQREHDIAIKFFQRAIQVDPNYAYAYTLLGHEFVLTEELDKALACFRNAIRVNPRHYNAWYGLGMIYYKQEKFSLAEMHFQKALDINPQSSVLLCHIGVVQHALKKSEKALDTLNKAIVIDPKNPLCKFHRASVLFANEKYKSALQELEELKQIVPKESLVYFLIGKVYKKLGQTHLALMNFSWAMDLDPKGANNQIKEAIDKRYLPDDEEPITQEEQIMGTDESQESSMTDADDTQLHAAESDEF is encoded by the exons gcTTGCAGAAGGGGAACAGATCTTATCTGGTGGAGTGTTTAATAAGCAGAAAAGCCATGATGATATTGTTACTGAGTTTGGTGATTCAGCTTGCTTTACTCTTTCATTGTTGGGACATGTATATTG CAAGACAGATCGGCTTGCCAAAGGATCAGAATGTTACCAAAAGAGCCTTAGTTTAAATCCTTTCCTCTGGTCCCCCTTTGAATCATTATGTGAAATAG GTGAAAAGCCAGATCCTGACCAAACATTTAAATTAACATCTTTACAGAACTTTAGCAGCTGTCTGCCCAACTCTTGCACAACACTAGTATCTAATCATAGTTTATCTCACAGACAGCCTGAGACAGTTCTTACAGAAACACCCCAGGACACAATT GAATTAAACAGATTGAATTTAGAATCTTCCAATTCAAAGTACTCATTGAATACAgattcttcagtgtcttatattgATTCAGCTGTAATTTCACCAGATACTGTCCCTCTTGGAACAGGAACTTCCATATTATCTAAACAAgttcaaaataaaccaaaaactgGTCGAAGTTTATTAGGAGGACCAGCTGCTCTTAGCCCATTAACCCCAAG TTTTGGGATTTTGCCATTAGAAACCCCAAGTCCTGGAGATGGATCCTATTTACAAAACTACACTAATACATCTTCTGTAATTGACGTGCCATCAACCGGAGCCCCTTCAAAAAAG ACTTTTTGTGTTTTACAGTCTGTTGCCAGAATCGGCCAAACTGGAACAAAGTCTGTCTTCTCACAGAGTGGAAACAGTCGAGAGGTAACTCCAATTCTTGTTGCACAAACACAAAGTTCTGGCCCACAAACAAG taCAACACCTCAGGTATTGAGCCCCACTATCACATCTCCCCCAAATGCACTGCCTCGAAGAAGTTCACGACTTTTTACTAGTGACAGCTCTACAACCAAG GAgaatagcaaaaaattaaaaatgaagtttcCACCTAAAAtcccaaacagaaaaacaaaaagtaaaactaataAAGGAGGAATAACTCAACCTAACATAAATGATAGCCTAGAAATAACTAAATTAGACTCTGCAATCATTTCAGAAGGGAAAATCTCCACAATCACACCTCAGATCCAGGCATTTAATCTACAGAAAGCAGCAGCAG AAGGTTTGATGAGCCTTCTTCGTGAAATGGGGAAAGGTTATTTAGCTTTGTGCTCATACAACTGCAAAGAAGCTATAAATATCTTGAGCCACCTACCTTCTCACCACTACAATACTGGTTGGGTCCTGTGCCAGATTGGAAGGGCCTATTTTGAACTTTCAGAGTACATGCAA GCTGAAAGAATATTCTCAGAGGTTAGAAGAATTGAGAATTACAGAGTCGAAGGCATGGAGATCTACTCTACAACACTTTGGCATCTTCAAAAGGATGTTGCTCTTTCAGTTCTTTCGAAAGACTTAACAGATATGGATAAAAATTCACCAGAG gCCTGGTGTGCTGCAGGGAACTGTTTCAGTTTGCAACGGGAACATGATATTGCGATTAAATTCTTCCAGAGAGCTATCCAGGTTGATCCAAATTATGCTTATGCCTATACTCTATTAGGGCATGAGTTTGTGTTAACTGAAGAATTAGACAAAGCATTAGCTTGTTTTCGAAATGCTATCAGAGTCAATCCTAGACATTATAATGCATG GTATGGTTTAGGAATGATTTATTACAAGCAAGAAAAATTCAGCCTTGCAGAAATGCATTTCCAGAAAGCACTTGACATCAACCCTCAAAGTTCAGTTTTGCTTTGCCACATTGGAGTA GTTCAGCACGCACTGAAAAAATCTGAGAAGGCTTTGGATACCCTAAACAAAGCCATTGTTATTGATCCTAAGAACCCTCTATGCAAATTTCACAGAGCCTCagttttatttgcaaatgaaaaatataag tCTGCTTTACAAGAACTTGAAGAATTGAAACAAATTGTTCCCAAAGAGTCCCTCGTTTACTTCTTAATAGGAAAG GTTTACAAGAAGTTAGGTCAAACGCACCTCGCCCTGATGAATTTCTCTTGGGCTATGGATTTAGATCCTAAAGGAGCCAATAACCAGATTAAAGAGGCAATTGATAAGCGCTACCTTCCAGATGATGAGGAGCCAATCACCCAagaggaacagatca tgggaacagaTGAATCCCAGGAGAGCAGCATGACAGATGCGGATGACACACAACTTCATGCAGCGGAAAGTGATGAATTTTAA
- the CDC27 gene encoding cell division cycle protein 27 homolog isoform X9 has protein sequence MNRRGCYMASTKPLCLQRCSFPRRATICRRLAEGEQILSGGVFNKQKSHDDIVTEFGDSACFTLSLLGHVYCKTDRLAKGSECYQKSLSLNPFLWSPFESLCEIGEKPDPDQTFKLTSLQNFSSCLPNSCTTLVSNHSLSHRQPETVLTETPQDTIELNRLNLESSNSKYSLNTDSSVSYIDSAVISPDTVPLGTGTSILSKQVQNKPKTGRSLLGGPAALSPLTPSFGILPLETPSPGDGSYLQNYTNTSSVIDVPSTGAPSKKSVARIGQTGTKSVFSQSGNSREVTPILVAQTQSSGPQTSTTPQVLSPTITSPPNALPRRSSRLFTSDSSTTKENSKKLKMKFPPKIPNRKTKSKTNKGGITQPNINDSLEITKLDSAIISEGKISTITPQIQAFNLQKAAAEGLMSLLREMGKGYLALCSYNCKEAINILSHLPSHHYNTGWVLCQIGRAYFELSEYMQAERIFSEVRRIENYRVEGMEIYSTTLWHLQKDVALSVLSKDLTDMDKNSPEAWCAAGNCFSLQREHDIAIKFFQRAIQVDPNYAYAYTLLGHEFVLTEELDKALACFRNAIRVNPRHYNAWYGLGMIYYKQEKFSLAEMHFQKALDINPQSSVLLCHIGVVQHALKKSEKALDTLNKAIVIDPKNPLCKFHRASVLFANEKYKSALQELEELKQIVPKESLVYFLIGKVYKKLGQTHLALMNFSWAMDLDPKGANNQIKEAIDKRYLPDDEEPITQEEQIMGTDESQESSMTDADDTQLHAAESDEF, from the exons gcTTGCAGAAGGGGAACAGATCTTATCTGGTGGAGTGTTTAATAAGCAGAAAAGCCATGATGATATTGTTACTGAGTTTGGTGATTCAGCTTGCTTTACTCTTTCATTGTTGGGACATGTATATTG CAAGACAGATCGGCTTGCCAAAGGATCAGAATGTTACCAAAAGAGCCTTAGTTTAAATCCTTTCCTCTGGTCCCCCTTTGAATCATTATGTGAAATAG GTGAAAAGCCAGATCCTGACCAAACATTTAAATTAACATCTTTACAGAACTTTAGCAGCTGTCTGCCCAACTCTTGCACAACACTAGTATCTAATCATAGTTTATCTCACAGACAGCCTGAGACAGTTCTTACAGAAACACCCCAGGACACAATT GAATTAAACAGATTGAATTTAGAATCTTCCAATTCAAAGTACTCATTGAATACAgattcttcagtgtcttatattgATTCAGCTGTAATTTCACCAGATACTGTCCCTCTTGGAACAGGAACTTCCATATTATCTAAACAAgttcaaaataaaccaaaaactgGTCGAAGTTTATTAGGAGGACCAGCTGCTCTTAGCCCATTAACCCCAAG TTTTGGGATTTTGCCATTAGAAACCCCAAGTCCTGGAGATGGATCCTATTTACAAAACTACACTAATACATCTTCTGTAATTGACGTGCCATCAACCGGAGCCCCTTCAAAAAAG TCTGTTGCCAGAATCGGCCAAACTGGAACAAAGTCTGTCTTCTCACAGAGTGGAAACAGTCGAGAGGTAACTCCAATTCTTGTTGCACAAACACAAAGTTCTGGCCCACAAACAAG taCAACACCTCAGGTATTGAGCCCCACTATCACATCTCCCCCAAATGCACTGCCTCGAAGAAGTTCACGACTTTTTACTAGTGACAGCTCTACAACCAAG GAgaatagcaaaaaattaaaaatgaagtttcCACCTAAAAtcccaaacagaaaaacaaaaagtaaaactaataAAGGAGGAATAACTCAACCTAACATAAATGATAGCCTAGAAATAACTAAATTAGACTCTGCAATCATTTCAGAAGGGAAAATCTCCACAATCACACCTCAGATCCAGGCATTTAATCTACAGAAAGCAGCAGCAG AAGGTTTGATGAGCCTTCTTCGTGAAATGGGGAAAGGTTATTTAGCTTTGTGCTCATACAACTGCAAAGAAGCTATAAATATCTTGAGCCACCTACCTTCTCACCACTACAATACTGGTTGGGTCCTGTGCCAGATTGGAAGGGCCTATTTTGAACTTTCAGAGTACATGCAA GCTGAAAGAATATTCTCAGAGGTTAGAAGAATTGAGAATTACAGAGTCGAAGGCATGGAGATCTACTCTACAACACTTTGGCATCTTCAAAAGGATGTTGCTCTTTCAGTTCTTTCGAAAGACTTAACAGATATGGATAAAAATTCACCAGAG gCCTGGTGTGCTGCAGGGAACTGTTTCAGTTTGCAACGGGAACATGATATTGCGATTAAATTCTTCCAGAGAGCTATCCAGGTTGATCCAAATTATGCTTATGCCTATACTCTATTAGGGCATGAGTTTGTGTTAACTGAAGAATTAGACAAAGCATTAGCTTGTTTTCGAAATGCTATCAGAGTCAATCCTAGACATTATAATGCATG GTATGGTTTAGGAATGATTTATTACAAGCAAGAAAAATTCAGCCTTGCAGAAATGCATTTCCAGAAAGCACTTGACATCAACCCTCAAAGTTCAGTTTTGCTTTGCCACATTGGAGTA GTTCAGCACGCACTGAAAAAATCTGAGAAGGCTTTGGATACCCTAAACAAAGCCATTGTTATTGATCCTAAGAACCCTCTATGCAAATTTCACAGAGCCTCagttttatttgcaaatgaaaaatataag tCTGCTTTACAAGAACTTGAAGAATTGAAACAAATTGTTCCCAAAGAGTCCCTCGTTTACTTCTTAATAGGAAAG GTTTACAAGAAGTTAGGTCAAACGCACCTCGCCCTGATGAATTTCTCTTGGGCTATGGATTTAGATCCTAAAGGAGCCAATAACCAGATTAAAGAGGCAATTGATAAGCGCTACCTTCCAGATGATGAGGAGCCAATCACCCAagaggaacagatca tgggaacagaTGAATCCCAGGAGAGCAGCATGACAGATGCGGATGACACACAACTTCATGCAGCGGAAAGTGATGAATTTTAA
- the CDC27 gene encoding cell division cycle protein 27 homolog isoform X10, with protein sequence MASTKPLCLQRCSFPRRATICRRLAEGEQILSGGVFNKQKSHDDIVTEFGDSACFTLSLLGHVYCKTDRLAKGSECYQKSLSLNPFLWSPFESLCEIGEKPDPDQTFKLTSLQNFSSCLPNSCTTLVSNHSLSHRQPETVLTETPQDTIELNRLNLESSNSKYSLNTDSSVSYIDSAVISPDTVPLGTGTSILSKQVQNKPKTGRSLLGGPAALSPLTPSFGILPLETPSPGDGSYLQNYTNTSSVIDVPSTGAPSKKTFCVLQSVARIGQTGTKSVFSQSGNSREVTPILVAQTQSSGPQTSTTPQVLSPTITSPPNALPRRSSRLFTSDSSTTKENSKKLKMKFPPKIPNRKTKSKTNKGGITQPNINDSLEITKLDSAIISEGKISTITPQIQAFNLQKAAAEGLMSLLREMGKGYLALCSYNCKEAINILSHLPSHHYNTGWVLCQIGRAYFELSEYMQAERIFSEVRRIENYRVEGMEIYSTTLWHLQKDVALSVLSKDLTDMDKNSPEAWCAAGNCFSLQREHDIAIKFFQRAIQVDPNYAYAYTLLGHEFVLTEELDKALACFRNAIRVNPRHYNAWYGLGMIYYKQEKFSLAEMHFQKALDINPQSSVLLCHIGVVQHALKKSEKALDTLNKAIVIDPKNPLCKFHRASVLFANEKYKSALQELEELKQIVPKESLVYFLIGKVYKKLGQTHLALMNFSWAMDLDPKGANNQIKEAIDKRYLPDDEEPITQEEQIMGTDESQESSMTDADDTQLHAAESDEF encoded by the exons gcTTGCAGAAGGGGAACAGATCTTATCTGGTGGAGTGTTTAATAAGCAGAAAAGCCATGATGATATTGTTACTGAGTTTGGTGATTCAGCTTGCTTTACTCTTTCATTGTTGGGACATGTATATTG CAAGACAGATCGGCTTGCCAAAGGATCAGAATGTTACCAAAAGAGCCTTAGTTTAAATCCTTTCCTCTGGTCCCCCTTTGAATCATTATGTGAAATAG GTGAAAAGCCAGATCCTGACCAAACATTTAAATTAACATCTTTACAGAACTTTAGCAGCTGTCTGCCCAACTCTTGCACAACACTAGTATCTAATCATAGTTTATCTCACAGACAGCCTGAGACAGTTCTTACAGAAACACCCCAGGACACAATT GAATTAAACAGATTGAATTTAGAATCTTCCAATTCAAAGTACTCATTGAATACAgattcttcagtgtcttatattgATTCAGCTGTAATTTCACCAGATACTGTCCCTCTTGGAACAGGAACTTCCATATTATCTAAACAAgttcaaaataaaccaaaaactgGTCGAAGTTTATTAGGAGGACCAGCTGCTCTTAGCCCATTAACCCCAAG TTTTGGGATTTTGCCATTAGAAACCCCAAGTCCTGGAGATGGATCCTATTTACAAAACTACACTAATACATCTTCTGTAATTGACGTGCCATCAACCGGAGCCCCTTCAAAAAAG ACTTTTTGTGTTTTACAGTCTGTTGCCAGAATCGGCCAAACTGGAACAAAGTCTGTCTTCTCACAGAGTGGAAACAGTCGAGAGGTAACTCCAATTCTTGTTGCACAAACACAAAGTTCTGGCCCACAAACAAG taCAACACCTCAGGTATTGAGCCCCACTATCACATCTCCCCCAAATGCACTGCCTCGAAGAAGTTCACGACTTTTTACTAGTGACAGCTCTACAACCAAG GAgaatagcaaaaaattaaaaatgaagtttcCACCTAAAAtcccaaacagaaaaacaaaaagtaaaactaataAAGGAGGAATAACTCAACCTAACATAAATGATAGCCTAGAAATAACTAAATTAGACTCTGCAATCATTTCAGAAGGGAAAATCTCCACAATCACACCTCAGATCCAGGCATTTAATCTACAGAAAGCAGCAGCAG AAGGTTTGATGAGCCTTCTTCGTGAAATGGGGAAAGGTTATTTAGCTTTGTGCTCATACAACTGCAAAGAAGCTATAAATATCTTGAGCCACCTACCTTCTCACCACTACAATACTGGTTGGGTCCTGTGCCAGATTGGAAGGGCCTATTTTGAACTTTCAGAGTACATGCAA GCTGAAAGAATATTCTCAGAGGTTAGAAGAATTGAGAATTACAGAGTCGAAGGCATGGAGATCTACTCTACAACACTTTGGCATCTTCAAAAGGATGTTGCTCTTTCAGTTCTTTCGAAAGACTTAACAGATATGGATAAAAATTCACCAGAG gCCTGGTGTGCTGCAGGGAACTGTTTCAGTTTGCAACGGGAACATGATATTGCGATTAAATTCTTCCAGAGAGCTATCCAGGTTGATCCAAATTATGCTTATGCCTATACTCTATTAGGGCATGAGTTTGTGTTAACTGAAGAATTAGACAAAGCATTAGCTTGTTTTCGAAATGCTATCAGAGTCAATCCTAGACATTATAATGCATG GTATGGTTTAGGAATGATTTATTACAAGCAAGAAAAATTCAGCCTTGCAGAAATGCATTTCCAGAAAGCACTTGACATCAACCCTCAAAGTTCAGTTTTGCTTTGCCACATTGGAGTA GTTCAGCACGCACTGAAAAAATCTGAGAAGGCTTTGGATACCCTAAACAAAGCCATTGTTATTGATCCTAAGAACCCTCTATGCAAATTTCACAGAGCCTCagttttatttgcaaatgaaaaatataag tCTGCTTTACAAGAACTTGAAGAATTGAAACAAATTGTTCCCAAAGAGTCCCTCGTTTACTTCTTAATAGGAAAG GTTTACAAGAAGTTAGGTCAAACGCACCTCGCCCTGATGAATTTCTCTTGGGCTATGGATTTAGATCCTAAAGGAGCCAATAACCAGATTAAAGAGGCAATTGATAAGCGCTACCTTCCAGATGATGAGGAGCCAATCACCCAagaggaacagatca tgggaacagaTGAATCCCAGGAGAGCAGCATGACAGATGCGGATGACACACAACTTCATGCAGCGGAAAGTGATGAATTTTAA